Genomic segment of Bos indicus x Bos taurus breed Angus x Brahman F1 hybrid chromosome 27, Bos_hybrid_MaternalHap_v2.0, whole genome shotgun sequence:
TAGTAGAATTTCAAAAGATGTTTGGGATTCTTAAACACACATCTTGTTTCACATTAAAGAGAAATTATGctatgagaaaaaaattcaagtttttaGAGGTTATGGGATATGTTCTAAGTTTGCCAATCAGTAAATGCTGGTAAAACAGTTTAATTActtgtttcttggttttgttaaggcttttaaatgttaaaaattgtcATATGTAATTAAAGCTACTAAAAATGATAAGGAAAGCATTTCAGTGTGTAAAGCAAGTAGGATATGTGTTGTTGGTGAGAGAAGATACAAAGAATGGAGATATTTTTGTGAGGAAAAATGATGATAATTTTGTCCTAGAGCTGCTTGTTTCTGGATGGGGAATACTTAGCTGATCTTGTAAGATTGTAAGTTTCTTTCTCTAACTTTGAGTATTCCAAAGGGCCCCTAGGCATCTCAAAAGAATCATTAAGGTAACTAGGATTATTTGATATGATAAATTATATGGAAAGCATAAAAGAATTCTAATGgttaagaaatttaaagaattCTAGTGGAAAGTGATTCTTTTGCTTCAAACCATATTTTTGACCCCAATGTTTAGGATGAAAAAAATTGTCTAGGGAAGTTGTCACAGGGTATAACTACTCATTATGTATATTACTGCTGGCTTATAAGTTTACTGCTAAAAGCACATGTACCATTCTTGTGTGACAATTGGGTATAAGTGATCAAAAGTATAAGCTATAAAATTTCTCCATCAGAATACCTCTATACTTGTTTGTCATGTCTGATTAGTTTTCCCCCAGTGTGGATAACTAGGCCAGGGTATAAACGAAAGATACGCCTAGCACCAAGGGACCTGAATGGACCCCGAGCAGGCAACTGAGCCACTCTGGCAATGCTAAAAAAAGGTACTGATTACCAATGCTTTCTATGGAGAGATTTGCAGTTTAGAGGGGAAAGTGGTGGAAGAAATTTTCACATGTTGAGGtatggggaagtcattctggTTTATACATGACTTAATTTGAACTTCAGCATAACCAAAACAGCCTGTTTATGGTCTGTTAAACAtacattgtacatctgctttaaccattaaggggaaaaaacattCTGAGAATAATGTAAAGCTGAATTTTGATTATCATCTTCATTGTAATATGTCTAAAATTTTCAGATGTTTGTCTATGTACCATGATAAAGTAATCAAGTTTTCATAATATGAAATATTGATTTAAGTGAACCTAGTCCATGGTGTGGTAAATCTTTTTGCCCTACAGTAGATAGAAATGGACAGAGTTGAAGGGAAGCAGGCTACGTAAGCACAGCTGCTGATTCCTGGGACCAGCCCTACCCCCACCACACATCCACAACTTTGTAAAGGAGGCAACCTTCATGCTAGACCAAGAAGAATTAGAAGCCTCTAGAAGATAAAActtaagcagatttttttttcctttataagtgTCATAATATCCTGTGATACCTTCTTATATGTAAAAGAGGAATGGCAAGTAGATGCTTGCTTTAGATGAATAACCACACAGAAATGATatagaataaatttaaatttatttactagggatttccctggagttCAGTGgttctgaatcactttgctgcacacctgaaaccaacacagcattgtaaatcaactatacttcagtcttaaaaaaaaggTTAACCATCAATTATACTTCATGTCATTGGTGGAAATTTTGCAACAATTTGTTGGTTTAGTTGatgtaatgaaaacattttagggacttccctggtgctgcagtggttaagactccattcttCCACTGCAAGAAGATGATACCACatgctgaataaaataaataataaatacattgatTTACTATCAgcatcattattcacaatagacaaaaggtgaaaacaacccatgtccattgattaaTAAGTGAATAAGCAAAATTTGGTCTATACATACAGTAAATATTACTaaaccttaaaaaggaagaaaattctgatacatgctacaacgtggatgaaACTTAAGGACATTGAGCTAAAAGAAATGTCAGTTACTAAAGGATAAATATTGTGTAATTCCACTTTTATAACTTGGATACATTAGTCAAAGTCAGAGACAcaaagtagaatgatggttatcaggggctgggaggacaggAGAGTTGTTTGATAGGTAGAGAATTTCGTCGCCACGCAGGGAGCTCGACACCGTCTCCTGGCGAGAGGACAGGAGCTGCAAATCCTTGGGACACACAGGGACAAGGAGGTATTTCTCTCAAATAGAGGGAATATACTTTTCATTTGCTGGACTTTTTCCGTTGTCTTATTATTCACGTTCTTGTGCACTATAAATTAGACTCCTATGCACTatgaaccggagaaggcaatggcgacccactccagtactcttgcctggaaaattccatggatggaggagcccggtaggctgcagtccatggggtcgctaagagtcggacacgactgagcgacttcactttcactcttcactttcatgcattggagaaggacatggcaacccactccagtgttcttgcctggagaatcccatggacggcggagcctggtgggctgccgtctatggggtcacacagagtcggacacgactgaagcaacttagcagcagcagcagcagagaatttcagtcttgcaagatgaaaagttttCTGGAGATTCAGTGATGGGAATGCCCTTAAcattactgaactgtacacttaaataaGTAAGAAGATACATTTCATGTTCTGTGTATTTTACTATGATTGTTTAAATGATGTGTGTTGTATCTTCCTTTTTCTGGGTAGgattttacaaaatttatttcactatttaactaaaaatatttattgagtacctcctATGAGCTAGGTACCATTCCAGCTGCTGAGATATAGCCAGCAGGGTACCAAGCACTTATTTGTAACTTAACAATGCAATggtataaaaagaatataaataggtCAATATgcaattaataagaaaatatttggtaGTGGTAAGTTCTATATGGAAAATAAACTAGGGTGATATGATACTGGGCTAGCTGGGGGGCTACTTTAAATTGGATGTCCAAGGTTATCTATTGTCTACAATATTTTGCACACAAAGCTTGAAACCAGTTGTCAGGCTAGAGGTCATCAAGGAAAACTAATGCCACATGAGTGGTCTTCATTCACTTCAGGCACTATTTAAAACTAGAGGATGAtcagagtttaatttttttttcatagtttaatttttattctatgaCCTACTGAACTGGATTTGCCATTGGAAGACTAACATATTAACAGGGTCTTAATATGTGGACAGAGTGAAATATAAAGACCTGATAAAGGAACTCTGAGGATACCTCATAATGGCATACTGATCTTTGCTCCCCAAATTTGCAACAAGACCCAGCCCCTGTAGGCTAACAGGGGACCAACATTGGTCCCCTGGGAatctttgttgttgctatttagttgctaattgtgtctgactcttttttgaccccatggactatagtccaccaggcttctctgtccatagggcaCCGTAAACAGATTCCTGTCTTATCATAGGCccctttgcagaaaagaaagctatTCTAGGGCCTGAGGATCATTTACACAGCAGGTACTAATCTCAGAAATAATTCATCCTTGCTGCACAGTGATTCATGCTGTTTTTCACTCAGCTTTGCGATGAACTCAGAGGCACAGGGAACAAAGAGCCCAGGTCTAGAATCAGATGCTGTGCTTAATGCAATCATCTTTTATTACTATAGAAAGTCACCCACACAGGgctacactttttttttgtcataaataTTGGAATTACCCTAAATCTCATTGTTTTCTATGCTGGAAAAAAAGCCTTTCAAATAATAAACAACTTTACTAAAATGCATTAACAGTTTATTTTGACCAGGCAACCATGTGTAAGAGAATTGTGTGGATACTATGTGAAAGGACACAGAGcggaaagagagaaaatgggtTTGTGGAATGACTGCTTCGGGCCAGGCCATCAAAGAATTTATCCTTGTCCTGGACAACTAGATGATTCAAGTAATAAAGAATTATGACAAGTGTTACAATAGAAGAGAGGGTGTGTATGGAAGTCCAATAGGAAGAGTTAATCCATGGGATagagaagctcccctggagaaaatGGCATTTAAGCAAAGATCTGAGAGATGCACTGGATTTGGGAATTGGCAAGTAGGActctaggaaaagaaaagagcGTATACCCAGGTCTAGAGACAAAAGGGAGCACAacacaccagaaaaaaaaagggaaatccaGTCTTCCTGAGTTGTGGTATGAGGAGGTGGGGGGGTAGTTGGAGAAATTAACCCTTGtgtattgttggtgggaatgtaaaatatgcagctactgtggaaaacagcaaagtatttcttcaaaaaaatggaaaatagagttaccgtatgatccagcaattccacttctggagaactgaaagcagggattCTAAGAGATATTGCTATACCCTATGCATAGAAGGATCATTTGCAGGAGCCAAACAgtggaagcaaccaaagtgtgCATCACAggctgaatggatgaacaaaatgtggtccatacctgcaatggactattattcagccttaaaaaggaaaggaattctgatacatgcttATGAACATGGGTGAAACAGGAAACCATcatgctaagagaaataagccagtcataaatactgtatgattccacttgcaTGAAATATCTAGAGGATTCAAACTCATcaagacagaaagtaaaatggcAGTTGCCCCAGGCTAGGGGTAGGAGAGTTGGTTGTTGGTAATTTATTGGTTGGGTTGGGGAGTTACTGACAAATGAATAGTTTCAGtttggagaaatgaaaaaattcaggagatggCTGATGGGAATGGTAGAATACTTATGTTATAAGTATGTTATTAACTTATGTTAATAAGTATACTTAATTCCAATGAGTTGTATGCTTAAAATGGTTAAGACGGTAAATTCCATGTTTATGTGTATCTTACcacaattttttgaatttaaaaattttcaaaaaaacaaaagacccatCCTTGGTATTGTCCATTCCTAGAATGTTCAAAATTACTTCAAACTAATGCTTAACTTTGCTCttttagaaatcattttaaaCAGTTGTAAAGGTTAACACACTTCCATtgtaagaaatacagaaaatgaggaaaacattgttaaaggataatttttaggaaaatgtaaaatCCTGATTCtcacacaaatataaaatgaatgtcaaagattttatttaacttattgtgGAAACCAGTATGATGTAACTCTTCATCCCAGAAACACTCGCTTTGATTCTTTTGTATCAAGGTTAATCCGGAGTATGACATGTTTtttaagcaaatgaaacaaaatacacAAGTGCAACACTCCGGGACACACTACTCGACCGAGTGGACCCTCGGTGCACACCTGCCCAGCGCACCCCGGGAGGTTCCATCCATTTGGCCACGAGTAGCTGCAAGCTAACAGCGCAAAACTTCGGGGGATCTCTCTTGCGGGGAGTGGAGGGAAGACAGGCTACAGGTGCACGGTCGACCGTCAGGGACCGGAGAAAAGCTTTAGCCGCTGAGAAGCAGGAACCTGCTCAGCGCCGGCCAGGTGCGCCGGGCTGTCCGGGTGGTACCGCCCCTTTCCTTCCCCGCCCACGGCCGGCGGGCCCAGCggaggggcaggggcggggcgacCTTTGCTCGGTTCGGCCCAGAGGGGCCCTTGCAGTTTCCGGCTCGCCACTCCCGGACCTCCCGCCCCTCCCACCCGAACGGGTTGGGCCGCGGCTGCTGCAGAGTCCCCACCTCCGACTGCAGTTTCGATCAGACTCGCCCTCGAACTGGTTTCGATCAGGCGGCCGGGCTGGAGGCAGGGCGGAGCGGCTGGGACGCTCGGAGCAAACTAGGGACGCGCGGCCGAGAGCGGACAGTCCTGCGCTGGAGACAAAGAGCGGCGGGAGGAGAACCGAGTGCAGGAGCGCGGGCGTGGCTGCGGTGGCGAGCGTGCGGACTTCAGGGAGTTGGAGCCCGGAGCGCTCTCTGGGGGCGCGAGGGCTAGAGATTGCCAGTCAGCGGCAGGTGCGCCACCCAGGATGCGGACGCCGGTGGTGATGACGCTGGGCATGGTACTCGCGCCCTGTGGGCTGTTACTCACCCTGACCAGCACGCTGACGCCCGGCTGGAGGCTGGTGAAGGGCTTCCTCGACCAGCCGCTGGACCTGGTGCTGTACCAGGGCCTGTGGGACATGTGCCGCGAGCAGAGCAGTCGCGAGCGCCAGTGCGGCCAGCCGGACGACCTCGGCTACTTCGCCGCGGAGCCGGTGCGCGTGGCGCGGGGACTGATGGTCACGTCGCTGGCCGTCACgggcctggggctgctgctggcGACGCTCGGCGTGCGCTGCTGGAGGGACGAGCCCCACTTCGTGCTGGCCGGCCTCTCCGGCGTTGTGCTCTTCACCGCGGGCCTCTTGAGTCTCATCCCAGTCTCCTGGTACAACCACTTCTTGGCAGATCGCACCGTCCTGCCGGCCCAGCCCAGCCCGGTCACGGTGCAGGTCGGCTACAGCCTGGTGCTGGGCTACCTGGGcagctgcctgctgctgctgggcgGCTTCTCGCTGGCGCTCAGCTTCGCGCCCTGGTGCGCTGAGCGCTGTGACAGCTGCCGCAAGGCGCCCTCCAGCAGCGCGCGCCGCAGCAGCATTAGCACAGTGTACATCGACGGGCCAGAGCCCGCACTCACGCCGGCCATCAAGTATTATAGTGATGGCCAGCACCGGCCGCGGCCTGATCAGCTGGGCGCCACCAGCCAGCGCAAGGCCGGCTTCCCGATGCCCCGGCCCCCACCCAAAGCCTACAGCAACCCGGTGGACGTGCTCGAAGGGGAGAACGCTACAAACTCCGAACCCGGCTCGTCTTCCCGCAGCACTCGGCCCTGCGGCAGCACGCTGCCCTGCGACTCGGACGTGTAGGCGGCACCCCAAGCCTGTACTGGCTCAGCCCTGTCTCACCAGGATCCAACCTTCCCTTTCCGCTGAAAACACCTGGCTCGGAGTCGGACCCTGGGACACATTCCTGTAACTGGTTTGGAGGGCCATCTTCCTTTCCTGTGGCCAAACTAGATTCCTTGGACTCTTGGTTCAGGTtgggtttggttttctttttaaagagtttaGTGTTCCTCCCCAGAGGAATCAAGGCCCTCTTCTGGAGCGACAGGCATTTCGTACTTTTAGCTGGAGACATAGAAAGAGTGACTTTGCATCCCGTTGATAATAATGTCAAAATAAGCAAATAGAGGCTTGAAACAACAATATTCTGAAATGCCTATGAACCTTGGATcagtataattattattaatttcccccCACTGTATAATTCATTTTCATGCAAACTCTCAGGAGACTAGTATGTTTCTGGTTATATTTGAAGGAGGCTCTTAGAATAAACATAGAGCCATGCAAATACCAGCAGCTTTAGTGACTCTAATGGAACGAAGTAACCTG
This window contains:
- the CLDN23 gene encoding claudin-23, producing the protein MRTPVVMTLGMVLAPCGLLLTLTSTLTPGWRLVKGFLDQPLDLVLYQGLWDMCREQSSRERQCGQPDDLGYFAAEPVRVARGLMVTSLAVTGLGLLLATLGVRCWRDEPHFVLAGLSGVVLFTAGLLSLIPVSWYNHFLADRTVLPAQPSPVTVQVGYSLVLGYLGSCLLLLGGFSLALSFAPWCAERCDSCRKAPSSSARRSSISTVYIDGPEPALTPAIKYYSDGQHRPRPDQLGATSQRKAGFPMPRPPPKAYSNPVDVLEGENATNSEPGSSSRSTRPCGSTLPCDSDV